The Bacteroidota bacterium region CTGATCACCACCGTGGCCATGGAAGAAGGTCTTCGCTTCGCTATCCGCGAAGGCGGACGTACCGTGGGTGCTGGTGTCGTTGGTAAGATTATTGAATAAAATACAGGAAAGCAGCAAATAAAGAACAGGGTGCAGCCCTGTTCTTTTTGCTTTTTCTAAAGGGAGTCAGTTGTGAGAGACATTATCACGCTCGAATGCTCGGTTTGTAAAAACAGAAACTATTCCACCACGAAGAATAAGAAACTTCACAGTGGTCGTATTGAGCATAAAAAATTCTGCCGGTTCTGCAGCAAGCACACCGCACACAAGGAAACCAAATAAGAAGGCTTTCTACGACAGTGGCTCAATTGGCAGAGCAGCGGTCTCCAAAACCGCAGGTTGGGGGTTCGAGTCCCTCCTGTCGTGCAAACTCTTAATACCGCTATGGATAAAATAAAAACCTTCTTTACCGATATCATGTCGGAAATGTCGAAAGTCACCTGGCCCACACCAGAAGAACTCCGTGAATCCACGGTTATCGTTCTTGTGTTTTCCCTGGTGTTTGGAACAGCTGTCTATGCAGTAGACACTGCCTTCAGCTACTTACTTAAGTTAATCTTCTAAACAAGAAAAGCCGGGATATCCCTTTGGAATTTAAGTGGTACATTGTCCGGACATTTTCCGGACATGAAAACAAGGTGAAGAACATCATTGAATCCGAGATGAAACATCTCGATTTCAGCGAGAAAATTGCCCGCGTTCTTATTCCATCCGAGAAGGTTTTCGAGATGAAGGATGGTAAGAAGAAAGCGAAAACCAAGACTTTCTTCCCTGGTTATATTCTGGTCGAAGCCGACCTGACAAAGGAAGTGATTCACTTTATCGAAAACGTCCCTTCTGTCATGTCGTTCCTGGGGAACAAGAACCAGCCGGTTCCGCTTCGCCCGGATGAAGTGCGCCGGATTCTTGGAAAAATTGATGAGGCAGAGAAAACCGAGTCTTATGAAGTTCCATTCTCGGTCGGCGATCATGTGAAGGTGAACGAAGGTCCTTTCAACAACTTTGAAGGTATTATTCAGGAAGTTCAGCCAGAGAAGATGAAGGTCAAAGTCATGGTCTCGATTTTTGGCCGTAAAACACCGGTGGAACTGGATTTCTTCCAGGTGGAACCCATCAAAGGTGATTCACTGGTTTAAACAAACCGACTTAAAACAAAACAGGCACAACAATGGCAAAGAAAATTACCGGCTATATCAAGCTGCAGATTCCCGCCGGACAGGCAACCCCGGCTCCTCCTATCGGACCCGCTCTCGGTCAGAAGGGTGTGAATATCATGGAATTCTGTAAGCAGTTTAATGCAAAGACCCAGGATAAAATGGGCTACATCATTCCGGTGGTGATCACGGTTTATGCTGATAAATCCTTTACGTTTATCACAAAGACCCCTCCGGCTGCTGTTCTGATTAAAAAGGCCATCAAGA contains the following coding sequences:
- the nusG gene encoding transcription termination/antitermination factor NusG gives rise to the protein MPLEFKWYIVRTFSGHENKVKNIIESEMKHLDFSEKIARVLIPSEKVFEMKDGKKKAKTKTFFPGYILVEADLTKEVIHFIENVPSVMSFLGNKNQPVPLRPDEVRRILGKIDEAEKTESYEVPFSVGDHVKVNEGPFNNFEGIIQEVQPEKMKVKVMVSIFGRKTPVELDFFQVEPIKGDSLV
- the rpmG gene encoding 50S ribosomal protein L33 codes for the protein MRDIITLECSVCKNRNYSTTKNKKLHSGRIEHKKFCRFCSKHTAHKETK
- a CDS encoding elongation factor Tu, with the translated sequence LITTVAMEEGLRFAIREGGRTVGAGVVGKIIE
- the rplK gene encoding 50S ribosomal protein L11; translation: MAKKITGYIKLQIPAGQATPAPPIGPALGQKGVNIMEFCKQFNAKTQDKMGYIIPVVITVYADKSFTFITKTPPAAVLIKKAIKIEKGSAEANRTKVGSITRDQIREIAKVKMPDLNCSSVESAMSMIEGAAKSMGVTVVD
- the secE gene encoding preprotein translocase subunit SecE; its protein translation is MDKIKTFFTDIMSEMSKVTWPTPEELRESTVIVLVFSLVFGTAVYAVDTAFSYLLKLIF